One window of Pseudomonas urmiensis genomic DNA carries:
- the plsY gene encoding glycerol-3-phosphate 1-O-acyltransferase PlsY: MFWLLALLAYLLGSLSFAIVLSRLSGSPDPRSSGSGNAGATNMLRLAGRKMAILTLLGDLCKGMLPVLLADLAGLGLQQQAWIGLCAVIGHLFPVYFRFKGGKGVATAAGMLMALYFPAALLAIVAWGLTFYLTRTSSLAALIATPLTLPLLAWREPEALLPMTVLTILIVWRHRSNLRDLFAGRERHF; the protein is encoded by the coding sequence ATGTTTTGGTTATTGGCGCTGCTCGCCTACCTGCTCGGCTCTCTGTCCTTCGCCATCGTCCTGAGCCGCCTCAGCGGCAGCCCCGACCCTCGCTCAAGCGGTTCGGGCAATGCCGGGGCGACCAACATGCTGCGTTTGGCAGGTCGCAAAATGGCGATCCTGACCCTCCTGGGCGACCTGTGCAAGGGCATGTTGCCAGTACTGCTGGCCGACCTGGCCGGTTTGGGCTTGCAACAGCAAGCCTGGATTGGCCTATGCGCGGTGATCGGCCACCTGTTTCCGGTGTACTTCCGCTTCAAGGGCGGTAAAGGCGTAGCAACGGCGGCCGGCATGCTCATGGCGCTGTACTTTCCTGCCGCCCTGCTGGCCATCGTCGCCTGGGGTCTGACCTTCTACCTGACCCGCACCAGCTCGCTCGCCGCGTTGATCGCCACCCCGCTGACCCTGCCACTGCTGGCCTGGCGCGAGCCGGAAGCACTGCTGCCCATGACCGTACTCACGATACTGATCGTCTGGCGTCATCGCAGCAATCTACGCGACCTGTTCGCCGGACGCGAACGACATTTCTGA
- the rpoD gene encoding RNA polymerase sigma factor RpoD has translation MSGKAQQQSRIKELITRGREQGYLTYAEVNDHLPEDISDPEQVEDIIRMINDMGINVFETAPDADALLLAEADTDEAAAEEAAAALAAVETDIGRTTDPVRMYMREMGTVELLTREGEIEIAKRIEEGIREVMGAIAHFPGTVDYILSEYDRVTTEGGRLSDVLSGYIDPDDNIAAPTEEVPIPGAKAAAAKEEADDEEEEKDGDDEEEEAESGPDPVIAAQRFGAVSDQLVITLKALKKHGRTHAESIGAMQALADLFMPIKLVPKQFEVLVERVRGALDRLRQQERAIMQLCVRDARMPRADFLRLFPGNEVDQTWSGDLSKRSTKWAAALGEKNDAIVACQQKLVDLETETGLTVAEIKEINRRMSIGEAKARRAKKEMVEANLRLVISIAKKYTNRGLQFLDLIQEGNIGLMKAVDKFEYRRGYKFSTYATWWIRQAITRSIADQARTIRIPVHMIETINKLNRISRQMLQEMGREPTPEELGERMEMPEDKIRKVLKIAKEPISMETPIGDDEDSHLGDFIEDSTMQSPIDVATVESLKEATRDVLGGLTAREAKVLRMRFGIDMNTDHTLEEVGKQFDVTRERIRQIEAKALRKLRHPTRSEHLRSFLDE, from the coding sequence ATGTCCGGAAAAGCGCAACAGCAATCTCGTATCAAAGAGTTGATCACCCGCGGTCGTGAGCAGGGTTACCTGACTTACGCGGAGGTCAACGACCACCTGCCTGAGGATATTTCAGATCCTGAACAGGTGGAAGACATCATCCGCATGATCAACGACATGGGGATCAACGTATTCGAGACTGCTCCGGATGCGGATGCCCTGTTGTTGGCGGAAGCCGACACTGACGAAGCCGCAGCCGAAGAGGCCGCCGCAGCGTTGGCCGCCGTTGAGACCGATATCGGCCGCACGACCGACCCGGTGCGCATGTACATGCGTGAAATGGGTACTGTCGAGCTGCTGACCCGCGAAGGCGAGATCGAAATCGCCAAGCGTATCGAGGAAGGCATCCGTGAAGTCATGGGCGCTATCGCTCACTTCCCGGGTACTGTCGACTACATCCTTAGCGAATACGACCGCGTCACCACCGAAGGTGGCCGCCTGTCCGACGTTCTCAGTGGTTACATCGACCCTGATGACAATATCGCCGCACCGACCGAAGAAGTGCCGATTCCTGGCGCCAAGGCCGCTGCTGCGAAGGAAGAGGCCGACGACGAGGAAGAGGAAAAGGACGGCGATGACGAAGAGGAAGAGGCCGAAAGCGGTCCCGATCCGGTCATTGCTGCCCAGCGTTTCGGCGCGGTTTCCGACCAGCTCGTCATCACCCTCAAGGCGCTGAAAAAGCACGGCCGTACCCATGCCGAAAGCATCGGTGCCATGCAGGCCCTGGCTGATCTGTTCATGCCGATCAAGCTGGTGCCCAAGCAGTTCGAAGTGCTCGTCGAGCGCGTTCGTGGTGCCCTGGATCGCCTGCGTCAGCAAGAGCGCGCGATCATGCAACTGTGTGTTCGTGACGCTCGCATGCCGCGTGCCGACTTCCTGCGCCTGTTCCCAGGCAACGAAGTCGACCAGACCTGGAGCGGTGACCTCTCCAAGCGCAGCACCAAGTGGGCCGCCGCGCTGGGCGAGAAGAACGACGCGATCGTTGCCTGCCAGCAGAAGCTGGTCGACCTTGAAACCGAGACTGGCCTGACCGTCGCCGAGATCAAGGAAATCAACCGTCGCATGTCGATCGGCGAGGCCAAGGCCCGTCGCGCGAAAAAGGAAATGGTCGAGGCCAACCTGCGTCTGGTGATCTCGATCGCCAAGAAGTACACCAACCGCGGCCTGCAGTTCCTCGATCTGATCCAGGAAGGCAACATCGGCCTGATGAAGGCGGTGGACAAGTTCGAATACCGTCGCGGCTACAAGTTCTCGACCTATGCCACCTGGTGGATTCGCCAGGCGATCACCCGCTCGATCGCCGACCAGGCGCGCACCATCCGTATCCCGGTGCACATGATCGAGACGATCAACAAGCTCAACCGTATTTCCCGCCAGATGTTGCAGGAAATGGGTCGCGAACCGACCCCGGAAGAGCTCGGTGAGCGCATGGAGATGCCTGAAGACAAGATCCGCAAGGTGCTCAAAATCGCCAAAGAGCCAATCTCCATGGAGACGCCGATTGGTGATGATGAAGATTCGCACCTGGGCGACTTCATCGAGGACTCGACCATGCAGTCCCCGATCGATGTAGCCACGGTCGAAAGCCTCAAGGAAGCCACCCGTGACGTGCTCGGCGGCCTGACCGCACGCGAAGCCAAAGTGCTGCGCATGCGTTTCGGTATCGACATGAACACCGACCACACCCTTGAAGAGGTCGGCAAACAGTTCGACGTGACCCGTGAGCGGATCCGTCAGATTGAAGCCAAGGCGCTGCGCAAGCTGCGCCATCCGACCCGAAGCGAGCATCTGCGCTCCTTCCTCGACGAGTGA
- the tsaD gene encoding tRNA (adenosine(37)-N6)-threonylcarbamoyltransferase complex transferase subunit TsaD, producing MLVLGLETSCDETGVALYDSERGLLADALFSQIDLHRAYGGVVPELASRDHVKRMLPLIRQVLDEAGAVATEIDAIAYTAGPGLVGALLVGASCAQAMAFAWDIPAIGVHHMEGHLLAPMLEEQPPEFPFVALLVSGGHTQLVRVDGIGQYQLLGESLDDAAGEAFDKTAKLIGLNYPGGPEIARLAEQGVPGRFVFPRPMTDRPGLEFSFSGLKTFALNTWQKCRDAGDDNEQTRCDVSLAFQQAVVETLTIKCKRALKQTGLKRLVIAGGVSANKALRESLESMLAGIKGNVYYARPRFCTDNGAMIAYAGCQRLLAGQKQDLAISVQARWPMEQLPPV from the coding sequence ATGCTAGTACTGGGATTGGAAACATCCTGCGACGAAACTGGCGTCGCATTATACGACAGTGAACGCGGCCTGCTGGCCGATGCGCTGTTCAGCCAGATCGACCTGCACCGCGCCTATGGCGGCGTTGTGCCCGAGCTCGCCTCGCGTGATCACGTCAAGCGTATGTTGCCGTTGATCCGCCAGGTGCTGGACGAAGCCGGGGCAGTCGCCACCGAGATCGATGCCATCGCCTACACCGCAGGCCCTGGGCTGGTCGGCGCCTTGCTGGTGGGCGCTTCCTGCGCCCAGGCCATGGCGTTTGCCTGGGATATCCCGGCGATCGGCGTGCACCATATGGAAGGCCATCTGCTGGCGCCGATGCTCGAAGAGCAGCCACCGGAGTTTCCGTTCGTCGCTTTGTTGGTGTCCGGTGGTCACACCCAGCTGGTGCGGGTCGATGGCATCGGCCAGTACCAACTGCTGGGGGAGAGCCTGGACGACGCGGCAGGCGAGGCGTTCGACAAGACCGCCAAGCTGATTGGCCTGAATTATCCAGGCGGCCCGGAAATCGCTCGGCTGGCCGAGCAGGGCGTGCCTGGACGCTTTGTCTTCCCACGGCCGATGACTGATCGCCCTGGCCTTGAATTCAGCTTCAGTGGCCTGAAGACCTTCGCCCTCAATACCTGGCAGAAGTGCCGCGATGCTGGAGACGACAACGAGCAAACCCGTTGCGACGTATCCCTGGCGTTCCAGCAGGCGGTGGTTGAGACTCTGACCATCAAGTGCAAGCGTGCGCTCAAGCAGACTGGCCTCAAGCGCCTGGTCATCGCCGGTGGCGTGAGTGCCAACAAGGCGCTGCGCGAATCGCTGGAAAGCATGCTTGCCGGCATCAAGGGCAACGTCTACTACGCGCGCCCCAGGTTCTGCACCGATAACGGTGCGATGATCGCCTACGCGGGTTGCCAGCGGCTGTTGGCCGGACAGAAACAGGATCTGGCCATCAGTGTTCAGGCACGCTGGCCGATGGAGCAGTTGCCGCCGGTTTGA
- a CDS encoding bifunctional diguanylate cyclase/phosphodiesterase, which yields MPIMPAILLLILSIWSATAGALTLTDEEKAWLSGHPQLRLGVDASWPPFEFRDQEGHYQGLAADYIALIQERLGVTLKPIEPTNWSRVLEQARHNQLDLLPGIMSTPERQNYLSFTRPYLDFPIVILAHEGGPQPRTLKDLYGLKIAVVQDYAPHELLRTHHPDLNLVALPNVSSALQALATDEVDAVVGDLASSIWSLRQLKLDGLYVSGETPYRYQLAMAVPRENKQLVGILDKVLADMSSAEISHIQQRWVGNVVDQRSFWHDMLLYGLPGVLLLVAILAAMIRVNRRLSSEISRRIALEQELRSSEYHYRSLVESLSAIAWEADANDFTYSYVSPHAEDLLGFATNEWLKPGFWRSILHPEDALWAQAYCESETAAGRDHSLDYRVIRADGHTLWVRNIVSMIEHGHRPLMRGLMIDISEAKHTEDALRLSEQKFASVFQQCPDILLIARHSDGCLLEVNEAFEEQIGLSPSEVVGRTATELGLWGVSGSGPALLERLHRGGIRNLEMSFRRSNGQLFTGLTSAETFDLDGIPALVVAVRDISQLKETQQQLQTSEEKFAKAFHASPDGLLLSRQSDGLLIEVNEGFCRLTGYDLNPTIDQTSLDLGIWVDLNERKRMVDQLQRDGFVRDFSCHIRRSDGQIRLCELSARPLPIGGIDCMLTIARDITERHLMQEKLQLAATVFENTAEGVLITDTDQRISAVNRAFSEITGYSEIEALGQTPRLLASGQHDSAFYAAMWHQLTAEGHWQGEIQNKRKNSELYPSWLTISAVRNSDREITHFVAVFADISSLKHAQAKLDYQAHHDPLTGLPNRALFENRLQAALTCAQISNRQGAVLFLDLDRFKHINDSLGHPVGDLLLKGIAQRLKEQVRDVDTVARLGGDEFIILLPGLHKPSDASSIANKLLACFHAPFQAGEHEFFTSASIGISLYPQDGSDVASLIRNADAAMYRSKAKGRNRVEAYTRDLTAQASERIALEHELRRAIERNELSLYYQPKFSLKTQNLVGAEALIRWSHPTLGEVPPEHFIHLAEENGTILQLGDWVLEQACRQMHDWKTTYQPFGPLSINLAGAQLRQPNLAKRIESLLKTYQLQAGDLQLEITENFIMSQAEEALSVLHQLKQLGVQLAIDDFGTGYSSLSYLKRLPLDILKIDQSFIRGLPEDPHDAAIARAIIALGRSMQLTIIAEGVENQAQQYFLAAEGCEQIQGYIVSLPLPPEKFAETFLRIALSDLSDGTHSNPSL from the coding sequence ATGCCGATAATGCCGGCCATTCTGTTGCTGATCCTGTCCATTTGGAGCGCAACGGCCGGCGCCCTTACCCTGACCGACGAAGAGAAAGCCTGGCTCAGCGGACACCCACAGCTGCGGCTGGGTGTCGACGCTTCCTGGCCCCCGTTCGAATTCCGCGATCAGGAAGGCCACTACCAGGGATTGGCCGCCGATTACATCGCCCTGATCCAGGAGCGCCTGGGTGTGACGCTCAAGCCGATCGAGCCCACCAATTGGAGCCGGGTCCTGGAACAGGCGCGGCATAACCAGCTCGACCTGCTGCCCGGCATCATGTCGACTCCGGAGCGGCAGAATTACCTGTCGTTCACCCGCCCGTACCTGGACTTCCCGATTGTCATCCTCGCCCATGAAGGCGGCCCGCAACCGCGCACCCTCAAGGACCTGTACGGCCTGAAAATCGCCGTGGTGCAAGACTACGCCCCCCACGAACTACTGCGCACTCACCACCCCGACCTCAACCTGGTGGCCCTGCCCAATGTCAGCTCGGCCCTGCAAGCGCTAGCCACCGATGAAGTCGACGCGGTGGTCGGGGATCTCGCTTCAAGCATCTGGAGCTTGCGCCAGCTCAAGCTCGATGGTCTGTACGTCAGCGGTGAAACGCCCTATCGCTATCAACTGGCCATGGCTGTGCCTCGCGAGAACAAGCAATTGGTCGGCATTCTGGACAAGGTCCTGGCCGACATGAGCAGTGCGGAAATCAGCCACATCCAGCAGCGCTGGGTAGGTAACGTGGTCGACCAGAGAAGCTTCTGGCACGACATGCTCCTGTATGGCCTGCCGGGCGTACTGCTGCTGGTAGCGATCCTCGCTGCGATGATCCGCGTCAACCGCCGCCTGAGTTCGGAAATCTCGCGGCGCATCGCCCTGGAGCAAGAACTGCGCAGCAGCGAATATCACTACCGCAGCCTGGTAGAGAGCCTGTCAGCGATCGCCTGGGAAGCAGATGCCAACGACTTCACGTACAGCTATGTGTCTCCGCATGCCGAAGACCTACTCGGTTTTGCCACCAACGAGTGGCTCAAGCCTGGCTTTTGGCGCAGCATCCTGCACCCTGAGGACGCGCTATGGGCGCAGGCCTACTGCGAAAGCGAGACCGCAGCAGGACGTGATCACAGCCTCGATTACCGGGTGATCCGCGCCGATGGCCATACCCTGTGGGTGCGCAACATCGTCAGCATGATCGAACACGGCCACCGACCGCTGATGCGCGGCTTGATGATCGACATCAGCGAGGCCAAACACACCGAAGATGCCCTGCGCCTGTCGGAGCAGAAGTTCGCTTCGGTATTCCAGCAATGCCCTGACATCCTGCTGATCGCCAGGCACAGCGATGGCTGCCTGCTTGAGGTCAATGAGGCCTTCGAGGAGCAAATCGGCTTGAGCCCCAGCGAAGTCGTCGGCCGCACGGCGACCGAGCTTGGCTTGTGGGGCGTTAGTGGCAGCGGTCCGGCCTTGCTTGAACGCCTGCATCGCGGCGGCATTCGCAACCTGGAAATGAGTTTCCGCCGTAGCAACGGCCAATTGTTCACCGGCCTGACCTCGGCCGAGACCTTTGATTTGGACGGCATTCCCGCCCTGGTGGTGGCAGTGCGCGACATCAGCCAGTTGAAAGAGACCCAGCAACAGCTGCAAACCTCCGAAGAAAAATTTGCCAAAGCCTTCCACGCCTCGCCGGACGGTCTTTTGCTGTCGCGCCAGAGCGATGGCCTGCTGATCGAGGTCAACGAAGGCTTCTGCCGCCTGACCGGCTACGACCTCAACCCAACCATCGACCAAACCTCGCTGGACCTGGGCATCTGGGTCGACCTCAACGAGCGCAAGCGCATGGTCGACCAGCTGCAGCGCGATGGCTTCGTGCGCGACTTCAGCTGCCATATCCGCCGCAGCGACGGACAGATCCGCCTGTGCGAGCTGTCTGCGCGGCCCCTGCCGATTGGCGGCATCGACTGCATGCTGACTATCGCCCGCGACATCACCGAACGCCACCTGATGCAGGAGAAACTGCAGTTGGCAGCCACGGTGTTCGAGAACACCGCCGAAGGCGTGTTGATCACCGATACCGACCAGCGCATCAGCGCGGTCAACCGCGCCTTCAGCGAGATTACCGGCTACAGCGAGATCGAAGCCCTGGGCCAGACACCCCGCCTGCTTGCCTCAGGCCAGCACGACAGCGCGTTCTACGCGGCGATGTGGCACCAGCTGACAGCTGAAGGCCACTGGCAAGGCGAGATCCAGAACAAGCGCAAGAACAGCGAGCTCTACCCCAGCTGGCTGACCATCAGCGCGGTACGCAATAGCGACAGGGAAATAACCCATTTCGTTGCCGTCTTTGCCGATATCTCCAGCCTCAAGCACGCTCAAGCCAAGCTCGACTACCAAGCCCACCACGACCCACTGACCGGCCTGCCCAACCGCGCCTTGTTCGAAAACCGCTTGCAGGCCGCCCTCACCTGCGCGCAGATCTCCAACCGCCAGGGGGCGGTGCTGTTCCTCGACCTGGACCGCTTCAAGCACATCAACGACAGCCTCGGTCACCCGGTTGGCGATCTGCTGCTCAAAGGCATTGCCCAGCGCCTCAAGGAACAAGTACGCGATGTCGACACCGTGGCCCGCCTGGGCGGCGACGAGTTCATCATTCTTCTACCTGGCCTGCACAAACCCAGTGACGCCAGCAGCATTGCCAACAAGTTGCTGGCCTGCTTCCACGCCCCCTTCCAGGCCGGCGAACATGAGTTTTTCACCAGCGCCAGCATCGGCATCAGCCTCTATCCGCAAGATGGCAGCGACGTCGCCAGCCTGATCCGCAATGCCGATGCCGCCATGTACCGCTCAAAAGCCAAAGGCCGCAACCGGGTCGAAGCCTACACCCGCGATCTCACCGCCCAGGCCAGTGAACGCATTGCCCTGGAGCACGAACTGCGCCGGGCCATCGAACGCAACGAGCTCAGCCTGTATTACCAACCCAAGTTCAGCCTCAAGACCCAGAACCTGGTGGGTGCCGAAGCGTTGATCCGCTGGAGCCACCCGACCCTGGGCGAAGTCCCGCCCGAGCACTTCATTCACCTGGCCGAAGAGAATGGCACCATCCTCCAGCTTGGCGACTGGGTGCTGGAACAAGCCTGCCGGCAGATGCACGATTGGAAGACCACCTACCAGCCCTTCGGCCCCCTGTCGATCAACCTGGCCGGTGCGCAGTTGCGTCAGCCAAACCTGGCCAAGCGCATTGAAAGCCTGCTCAAGACCTATCAGCTGCAAGCGGGAGACTTGCAACTGGAAATCACCGAAAACTTCATCATGAGCCAGGCCGAAGAAGCCCTGAGCGTGCTGCATCAGCTCAAGCAACTGGGTGTGCAATTGGCAATCGACGACTTCGGTACCGGCTACTCCTCGCTCAGTTACCTCAAGCGCTTGCCCCTGGATATCCTCAAGATCGACCAGTCCTTCATCCGCGGCCTGCCGGAAGACCCCCACGACGCCGCAATCGCCCGCGCCATCATTGCCCTGGGCCGCAGCATGCAGTTGACCATCATTGCCGAAGGCGTGGAGAACCAAGCCCAGCAGTACTTCCTTGCAGCCGAAGGTTGCGAGCAAATCCAGGGCTACATCGTCAGCCTGCCGCTACCGCCAGAGAAGTTCGCCGAGACCTTTCTTCGTATAGCACTATCGGATCTTTCGGATGGCACCCATTCAAATCCCTCGCTATAA
- the rpsU gene encoding 30S ribosomal protein S21 — MPAVKVKENEPFDVALRRFKRSCEKAGVLAEVRSREFYEKPTSERKRKAAAAVKRHAKKVQREQRRAVRLY, encoded by the coding sequence ATGCCAGCCGTCAAAGTAAAAGAGAACGAACCCTTCGACGTAGCTCTGCGTCGTTTCAAGCGCTCCTGCGAAAAAGCCGGTGTACTGGCTGAAGTGCGTAGCCGCGAGTTTTACGAGAAGCCGACTTCCGAGCGTAAGCGCAAGGCTGCAGCCGCAGTTAAGCGTCACGCTAAGAAAGTCCAGCGCGAACAGCGCCGCGCCGTTCGTCTGTACTAA
- a CDS encoding Lrp/AsnC family transcriptional regulator — MPDSRQIALDEIDRQLIALLQINARESVATLARHLGIARTTVNSRLARLEKSKVITGYGVRLGQRLIGGGLQAYVGIKVQPRSGKDVVRRMSAMGQVQQLCAVSGEFDYVAWLHSDSPEQLDQLLDQIGSLEGVEKTTTSIILSSKVDRGQPG, encoded by the coding sequence ATGCCAGACTCCCGTCAAATCGCCCTCGATGAAATCGACCGCCAGCTCATCGCGCTACTACAAATCAACGCCCGTGAAAGCGTCGCCACCCTCGCTCGCCACCTGGGCATTGCCCGCACCACGGTCAATTCGCGCCTGGCGCGACTGGAGAAGAGCAAGGTTATAACCGGTTATGGCGTGCGCTTGGGCCAGCGCCTGATAGGCGGTGGTCTGCAGGCCTATGTCGGGATCAAGGTGCAGCCGCGTTCGGGCAAGGATGTGGTGCGGCGCATGAGCGCCATGGGCCAGGTGCAGCAACTTTGCGCGGTGAGCGGCGAGTTCGACTATGTGGCGTGGCTGCACAGCGATTCTCCCGAGCAACTGGACCAACTGCTCGATCAGATCGGCAGCCTTGAGGGCGTGGAGAAAACCACCACCTCGATCATCCTCAGCAGCAAAGTGGACCGCGGGCAGCCGGGCTGA
- the dnaG gene encoding DNA primase, producing the protein MAGLIPQTFIDDLLNRTDIVDVVSSRVQLKKTGKNYSACCPFHKEKTPSFTVSPDKQFYYCFGCGAGGNALGFVMDHDNLDFPQAVEELARGAGMEVPREEGRRGHKPRQPTDSPLYPLLEAAAEFYRQALRSHQTRKAAVDYLKGRGLSGEIARDFGLGFAPPGWDNLMKHLGADSLQQKVMIDAGLLIENAESGKRYDRFRDRVMFPIRDSRGRVIAFGGRVLGDDKPKYLNSPETPVFHKGQELYGLFEARKHNRSLDEIIVVEGYMDVIALAQQGLRNAVATLGTATSEEHLKRLFRVVPSVLFCFDGDQAGRKAAWRALESTLSSLQDGRRARFLFLPEGEDPDTLVRAEGTDAFQARINQHAQPLADYFFEQLSNEADPRSLEGKAHMATLAAPLIEKIPGANLRQLMRNRLREITGLDPQQMEQLAQSAPAPSVPDYDPGYDYDAMASYTPDYGDQHQPDYGVAHQSHQEQRPWTPKQGTGKKQWDNKPWDKKGGKPWQRDGQRDAPPRVPAPVEPPMLSALRTLLHYPLLAGKVEDASHFADEEHVYNQLLVALIEAAQKNPKLSSMQLIARWHGTDQGRLLRALAEKEWLIDADNLEQQFFDTITSLSARQRERSLEHLMRKARQSELSTEEKSQLLALLSRNVPAQNPTSSGA; encoded by the coding sequence ATGGCCGGGCTGATTCCCCAGACTTTCATTGACGACCTTCTCAACCGCACCGACATCGTCGACGTGGTGAGTTCGCGCGTCCAACTGAAAAAGACCGGCAAGAACTACTCCGCCTGCTGCCCGTTCCATAAGGAAAAGACGCCCTCCTTCACCGTCAGCCCCGACAAGCAGTTCTACTACTGCTTTGGCTGCGGCGCCGGCGGCAACGCGTTGGGCTTCGTCATGGACCACGACAACCTGGATTTCCCCCAGGCAGTCGAGGAACTGGCCCGCGGCGCGGGCATGGAAGTGCCGCGCGAAGAAGGCCGGCGTGGGCACAAGCCACGCCAGCCGACCGATTCGCCCCTTTATCCGCTGCTGGAAGCCGCTGCCGAGTTCTACCGTCAGGCACTGCGCAGCCATCAGACCCGCAAGGCAGCGGTGGATTACCTCAAAGGCCGCGGCCTTTCAGGTGAGATTGCCCGCGACTTCGGCCTGGGTTTCGCCCCGCCAGGTTGGGACAACCTGATGAAGCACCTGGGCGCCGACAGCTTGCAGCAAAAGGTGATGATCGACGCCGGCTTGCTGATCGAGAACGCCGAGAGCGGCAAGCGCTACGACCGCTTCCGCGACCGGGTGATGTTCCCGATCCGCGACAGCCGCGGCCGCGTGATCGCCTTCGGCGGTCGGGTGCTGGGCGACGACAAGCCCAAGTACCTGAACTCGCCGGAAACCCCGGTGTTCCACAAGGGCCAGGAGCTGTACGGCCTGTTCGAGGCACGCAAGCACAACCGCAGCCTCGATGAGATCATCGTCGTCGAAGGCTATATGGACGTCATCGCCCTGGCCCAGCAAGGCTTGCGCAACGCGGTGGCGACACTAGGCACGGCGACCAGCGAAGAACACCTCAAGCGACTGTTCCGGGTGGTGCCGAGCGTGCTGTTCTGTTTTGACGGCGACCAGGCTGGGCGCAAGGCGGCCTGGCGCGCCCTGGAGTCGACCCTGTCGAGCCTCCAGGACGGGCGCCGTGCACGCTTCCTGTTCCTGCCCGAGGGGGAAGACCCAGACACCCTGGTACGCGCCGAAGGCACTGACGCCTTCCAGGCCCGCATCAACCAGCACGCGCAACCGCTGGCCGACTACTTCTTCGAGCAATTGAGCAACGAAGCCGACCCGCGTTCGCTCGAAGGCAAGGCGCACATGGCCACTCTGGCCGCGCCGTTGATCGAAAAAATCCCCGGCGCCAACCTGCGCCAGCTGATGCGCAATCGCCTGCGGGAAATCACCGGGCTCGATCCGCAGCAGATGGAGCAATTGGCACAAAGCGCACCAGCGCCCAGCGTGCCGGACTACGACCCTGGCTACGACTACGACGCCATGGCCAGCTACACCCCGGACTACGGCGATCAGCATCAGCCCGACTATGGCGTAGCTCATCAAAGCCATCAGGAACAGCGGCCATGGACGCCCAAACAGGGCACCGGCAAGAAACAGTGGGACAACAAACCCTGGGACAAGAAGGGTGGCAAACCCTGGCAACGCGACGGCCAACGCGACGCGCCGCCACGGGTGCCGGCACCGGTCGAACCGCCGATGTTATCGGCCCTGCGCACGCTACTGCACTACCCGCTGCTGGCCGGCAAAGTGGAAGACGCCAGCCATTTCGCCGACGAGGAACATGTTTACAACCAGTTGCTGGTGGCCCTGATCGAAGCCGCGCAGAAGAATCCTAAGCTAAGCTCAATGCAGCTGATTGCACGCTGGCACGGCACTGACCAAGGCCGCCTGCTGCGCGCCTTGGCAGAAAAGGAATGGTTGATCGATGCCGACAACCTTGAACAACAGTTTTTCGACACCATTACTAGTTTATCCGCCCGCCAACGCGAGCGCAGCCTGGAACATCTGATGCGCAAAGCACGTCAAAGTGAGTTGAGCACAGAGGAAAAATCTCAGCTTTTAGCCCTGCTGAGCCGCAATGTTCCCGCACAAAACCCGACCTCATCTGGCGCGTGA
- a CDS encoding glycosyltransferase family 25 protein, with the protein MTKHKDLSRLQIDGVFCISLKERSDRRELLQREFAASGLDIEFMLVDRDQYSPERGCFDSHMKCARAALERGYRRILILEDDATLLTFDPIQVEQINRFFQRRDPELFYLGANLGKVWLTWTRGIARVRARGTHAYILSARGCQRLLEEAPFNNVAIDRVLSKRFKAYMAFPMLSQQQPEEIASSDIIAVRCLDGKYPDAAYWRDNWRRQYSQALRNFGKTLLLRDL; encoded by the coding sequence ATGACCAAACACAAGGACCTGAGCCGTCTGCAGATCGACGGCGTTTTCTGCATCAGCCTCAAGGAACGCAGCGACCGTCGCGAGTTATTGCAACGAGAGTTTGCTGCAAGTGGGCTGGATATCGAGTTCATGCTGGTGGATCGCGACCAATACAGCCCCGAGCGCGGCTGTTTCGACTCTCACATGAAATGCGCCAGAGCGGCGCTCGAACGCGGCTACCGGCGCATCCTGATTCTTGAAGATGACGCCACCCTGCTTACCTTCGACCCGATCCAGGTCGAGCAGATCAACAGGTTTTTCCAGCGCCGCGACCCTGAGCTGTTCTACCTCGGCGCCAACCTGGGCAAGGTCTGGCTAACGTGGACCCGCGGCATCGCCCGCGTACGCGCCAGGGGCACCCACGCCTACATCCTCTCTGCCCGTGGCTGCCAGCGTCTGCTTGAAGAGGCGCCGTTCAATAACGTCGCTATCGACCGGGTGCTGTCCAAACGCTTCAAAGCCTATATGGCCTTCCCCATGCTCAGCCAGCAGCAGCCTGAAGAAATCGCCTCCAGCGACATCATTGCGGTGCGCTGTCTGGATGGCAAATACCCCGATGCGGCGTACTGGCGGGATAACTGGCGCCGGCAGTACAGCCAAGCACTGCGCAACTTTGGCAAGACGCTGTTGTTGCGCGATCTTTAA